From Oenococcus sicerae, the proteins below share one genomic window:
- a CDS encoding minor capsid protein, with amino-acid sequence MSDKDKLTYWQLRAVRNEQKSHDQANRKVDTITRAYVRSQNYLTDQVNGIYQRYFGNGQYTADQIADILNTTISPSELVTLNALTKNMTDAQSKKQVKDYLSAMAAKGRITQLEELKAKAYISVKQAASVEIGQSTDLYTKVIQDAWNQANAEGIIGDVTQDVHLYEKGYVPELNKADKTIKIVNPETGKTITTVKALPDKAITSFKQLSGDYVKQALDQHYLGKNYSQRIWHNTDQLATRLDELFTAQAMSGMTEHDMSLAIEKEFNTGIFNAKRLIRTEANYFHNQTKLDGWKAHNVKEYQLVAVLDNRTSTICRNIDGRVFKVSEAKVGVNLAPMHPNCRTTAIAYYAGSPYTGTRTANNPNTGETFQLQQGKTYQDWEEIINNHK; translated from the coding sequence GTGTCCGATAAAGACAAACTGACCTATTGGCAATTGAGGGCAGTCAGAAATGAACAGAAAAGTCACGATCAGGCCAATCGCAAAGTTGATACGATCACACGAGCTTATGTCCGTTCGCAGAATTATCTGACTGATCAGGTTAATGGCATTTATCAGCGCTATTTTGGCAATGGCCAGTACACAGCCGATCAAATCGCCGATATCTTAAATACAACAATCAGCCCGAGTGAATTGGTGACGTTAAACGCTTTGACAAAAAACATGACCGATGCTCAATCAAAAAAGCAGGTCAAAGATTATTTGTCTGCAATGGCTGCAAAGGGTCGGATCACACAACTTGAAGAGTTGAAAGCCAAGGCTTATATATCGGTCAAACAGGCAGCCAGTGTTGAAATCGGCCAATCGACTGACTTATACACGAAAGTTATTCAAGACGCATGGAATCAGGCCAATGCCGAAGGAATTATCGGGGATGTCACTCAAGATGTTCACTTGTATGAAAAAGGTTATGTACCCGAATTAAACAAGGCCGATAAGACGATTAAGATTGTCAATCCAGAGACTGGCAAGACGATCACGACAGTCAAAGCCCTGCCTGATAAAGCGATCACATCTTTTAAGCAATTGTCTGGCGATTATGTAAAGCAGGCTTTGGACCAGCACTATTTAGGCAAGAACTATTCACAGCGTATTTGGCATAACACAGATCAATTGGCCACTCGTTTGGACGAATTATTTACGGCACAGGCGATGTCCGGCATGACTGAACATGATATGTCATTGGCAATTGAAAAAGAGTTTAATACGGGCATATTTAATGCCAAGCGCTTGATTAGAACTGAGGCGAATTACTTTCACAATCAGACTAAGCTAGATGGGTGGAAAGCACACAACGTTAAGGAATATCAGTTAGTGGCTGTTTTGGATAACCGAACCTCGACTATATGTCGAAACATTGACGGTCGTGTGTTTAAAGTTAGTGAGGCAAAAGTAGGTGTCAATTTGGCGCCCATGCATCCAAATTGTCGAACGACAGCCATTGCTTACTATGCTGGCAGTCCATACACTGGCACACGCACAGCAAATAATCCGAATACCGGTGAAACTTTCCAACTGCAGCAAGGCAAAACTTACCAGGACTGGGAAGAAATTATCAATAATCATAAATGA
- a CDS encoding DUF4355 domain-containing protein: protein MKHVLLNLQRFAEEDPDAGGGDPAGKPVPVVTPPVHEEDKPFKSFKTEDDLTHFLDSAYDKRFAKSIDGLKAKWQSEQNDQKSYDKMTDAEKAAYNLKQSQAKLDEREKEVTIKENRANITNKLAEDGLPVSLAKAFSPAFADTDNLDATYKTVTEGFREALKVGVDKALAGSSNVPSGSGSGAQKSVGQILAEKANKKAVVKDSIWTIK from the coding sequence ATGAAACATGTTTTGTTAAATTTGCAAAGATTTGCCGAAGAGGATCCAGATGCTGGGGGTGGCGACCCAGCTGGTAAACCAGTACCAGTTGTTACGCCACCGGTTCATGAAGAAGATAAGCCGTTTAAGTCATTTAAGACCGAAGATGATTTAACTCATTTCTTGGATTCTGCTTATGACAAGCGCTTTGCCAAGTCAATTGACGGCTTAAAAGCCAAGTGGCAGTCAGAACAGAATGATCAAAAGTCTTATGACAAGATGACCGACGCTGAAAAGGCTGCTTATAACCTCAAGCAAAGTCAAGCGAAGCTAGATGAACGTGAAAAGGAAGTCACGATCAAGGAAAATCGTGCCAATATCACGAACAAGTTAGCTGAAGATGGTTTACCTGTTAGCTTGGCCAAAGCATTCTCACCGGCATTTGCTGATACAGATAATCTGGACGCTACTTACAAGACGGTAACTGAAGGCTTTCGTGAAGCGTTAAAAGTCGGTGTTGACAAGGCTTTAGCTGGTTCATCCAATGTTCCTAGCGGATCAGGCAGTGGCGCACAAAAGTCAGTCGGTCAGATCTTAGCTGAAAAAGCAAACAAAAAAGCAGTCGTCAAAGATTCTATTTGGACGATTAAATAA
- a CDS encoding major capsid protein: MKNINLQRFADIADLFSQKEVLDYTSNRTYKPYLGDSLFPSRRVESLELDELLRDTPIPTIASFSAFDAEAEIGSRSASKLSLELAYIKRKLRIGEKELIALANPRDQAEQNSLTQHVYNDIEKLVQSILSRVEKMSMDVLATGKVIDEDHVYSADYHVPAAHQADMTKSGTNNITWDSDNTSLDILGALEAWSDLLDIPATRALTSTKIYRLITTNAKVLQAVYGTTTRALSSNDFDAFMQMHNLPIIRTYDNKYDKEGANGKKTATRYFPENRIVLMNDDPIGEKVFGPTPDEVSAIAGTDISASDVGNVFAKVYKSSDDPVGTFSLAAATALPSFAARDEVFQAQVIA, encoded by the coding sequence ATGAAGAATATTAATTTACAAAGGTTTGCAGATATTGCAGACCTATTTTCACAAAAAGAGGTCTTGGATTACACGTCTAATAGAACTTACAAGCCCTACTTAGGCGATAGCTTGTTCCCATCACGTCGAGTTGAATCACTTGAACTTGATGAATTGCTCAGAGACACACCGATTCCAACGATTGCTTCGTTTTCAGCGTTTGACGCAGAAGCCGAGATTGGCAGTCGTTCAGCAAGCAAGCTCTCACTAGAGCTGGCTTATATCAAGCGTAAGTTGCGAATTGGTGAGAAAGAATTGATCGCTCTGGCTAATCCTCGTGATCAAGCCGAACAAAATTCCTTAACGCAACATGTTTATAACGACATTGAGAAACTGGTTCAAAGCATCCTGTCTCGTGTTGAAAAGATGTCTATGGACGTTTTAGCCACTGGGAAAGTAATCGATGAAGACCATGTTTACAGTGCTGACTATCATGTTCCAGCTGCACACCAAGCTGATATGACTAAATCAGGTACAAACAATATCACTTGGGATAGTGACAACACTAGCTTGGATATTTTGGGCGCTTTGGAAGCGTGGTCTGATCTTTTGGATATTCCAGCAACTCGTGCCTTGACTTCAACTAAGATTTATCGTCTGATCACGACTAACGCTAAGGTTCTGCAAGCTGTTTATGGGACAACGACTCGTGCACTTAGCTCAAATGATTTTGATGCCTTTATGCAGATGCACAATTTGCCTATTATCCGTACTTATGACAACAAGTATGACAAGGAAGGAGCTAACGGTAAAAAAACTGCTACACGCTACTTCCCAGAAAATCGTATTGTCTTGATGAATGATGACCCAATCGGTGAAAAGGTATTTGGCCCAACACCTGACGAAGTCTCTGCCATTGCTGGTACTGACATTAGTGCTAGTGATGTTGGAAACGTCTTTGCAAAAGTTTATAAGTCAAGCGATGATCCTGTAGGCACATTCTCTTTGGCTGCTGCAACTGCTTTGCCAAGCTTTGCTGCACGTGACGAGGTCTTCCAAGCACAGGTAATCGCTTAA
- a CDS encoding phage head-tail connector protein, which produces MDNSAQIQSLVSRLGITADQATDYFIDGLAQVLDYTNRDKPIGNMAVYAKKLAIIAYNRNGTEGSTARIEGGVTEDFEAGIPLEIRHSLAKYRIANTGELYETS; this is translated from the coding sequence ATGGACAATTCAGCACAAATTCAATCACTAGTCAGCCGTTTAGGCATCACTGCCGATCAAGCGACTGACTATTTCATAGATGGCTTAGCTCAGGTTCTTGACTACACTAACCGAGATAAGCCAATTGGCAATATGGCTGTCTATGCTAAAAAATTAGCCATTATTGCTTATAACCGGAATGGCACAGAAGGAAGTACCGCACGTATCGAAGGTGGTGTCACGGAAGATTTTGAAGCAGGAATCCCACTTGAAATCAGGCATAGCTTAGCTAAATACCGGATAGCCAACACAGGGGAACTTTATGAGACTTCGTGA
- a CDS encoding HK97 gp10 family phage protein — MADIEIKGLDRLRAKLQRLPGILHDSIKNANYDIVEKAEGYAVRELQSSVKHGTGELARSLKYEVVDKDGNVVGRLWSDSPISAYRELGTGIHGQESYKDLPLGQSIAYRQTPWFIPVDEVEGDLTALYGMPKMKFGDKEYYRTNGQPARQFMVPAIHKVKDESETIIKNRVQQDLHEKLGGSS; from the coding sequence ATGGCTGATATTGAGATTAAAGGATTGGATAGACTGCGTGCTAAGCTGCAACGATTGCCCGGCATTTTGCATGATTCAATCAAAAATGCCAATTATGACATTGTAGAAAAAGCCGAAGGCTATGCCGTGCGTGAATTGCAATCAAGTGTGAAACATGGCACTGGCGAATTGGCCCGCAGCTTGAAATATGAAGTCGTCGATAAAGATGGCAATGTTGTAGGTCGTTTATGGTCTGACAGCCCCATTAGCGCTTACCGAGAACTCGGAACTGGAATTCATGGGCAGGAATCTTATAAGGACTTGCCACTTGGACAAAGCATTGCTTACCGCCAGACACCTTGGTTTATACCGGTCGATGAAGTGGAGGGCGATTTAACAGCCCTTTATGGCATGCCGAAAATGAAATTTGGTGATAAAGAGTATTACCGGACAAATGGTCAGCCGGCTCGGCAGTTTATGGTACCTGCCATTCACAAAGTGAAAGATGAATCGGAAACGATCATTAAAAATCGTGTTCAGCAAGATTTGCACGAAAAGTTAGGAGGCAGTTCATGA
- a CDS encoding phage tail tube protein: MRKINLQRFATVDASAGLAATGTILGWSVDGTTFTDVAGIQTTPDIGAAPDSIDVTSLADTKRKSVSGLAAAATLAFNVIYKGVNFSALIPKDGDGVQYKWQITYPDGMKATFTGSFTLTVQNAAVNGAITFTISIVVSDGPDFTPAPTGA, translated from the coding sequence ATGAGAAAAATTAATTTACAGCGTTTTGCGACAGTCGATGCCAGTGCTGGTTTGGCTGCTACTGGTACGATACTAGGCTGGTCAGTTGATGGCACAACATTCACTGATGTGGCCGGTATTCAAACAACACCCGACATCGGTGCTGCACCTGATTCGATTGATGTGACCTCGCTTGCGGACACTAAACGCAAAAGCGTATCTGGACTGGCTGCAGCGGCAACCTTAGCCTTTAACGTGATTTATAAAGGCGTTAACTTTAGTGCTTTGATTCCAAAAGATGGGGATGGTGTTCAGTACAAATGGCAGATTACCTATCCTGATGGCATGAAAGCTACCTTTACGGGATCATTTACGCTGACTGTTCAAAATGCAGCCGTCAATGGCGCCATTACCTTCACGATCTCGATCGTTGTTTCAGATGGTCCAGACTTTACACCTGCGCCAACAGGTGCTTAA
- a CDS encoding DUF6096 family protein, translating into MVKKATNTIDFGGLTLELKLTGRDILNIEKRLGKSMMSLFMSGDGSMKLPPLNEMLIVLQGANQTHGISDEAIFKAFDKYYAEGHSPMDLFSVLTDLFQESGFFGGKKADLQTVSESQPTLEAVPTQPDSLL; encoded by the coding sequence ATGGTTAAAAAAGCAACAAATACAATCGATTTCGGCGGCTTGACACTTGAACTCAAATTAACAGGCCGAGACATTTTAAATATTGAAAAGCGTTTGGGAAAATCCATGATGAGTCTGTTTATGTCGGGTGATGGCTCAATGAAATTGCCGCCACTTAACGAAATGCTGATTGTCTTACAAGGCGCTAACCAGACACACGGTATTTCTGACGAAGCGATCTTTAAAGCTTTCGATAAATATTATGCAGAAGGCCATTCGCCAATGGACCTATTCTCCGTTTTAACTGATCTTTTTCAGGAATCAGGTTTTTTCGGAGGCAAGAAGGCGGATTTACAGACAGTTTCGGAATCTCAGCCGACCCTAGAAGCAGTTCCGACACAACCGGACAGCCTACTGTAA
- a CDS encoding transglycosylase SLT domain-containing protein — protein MTSFINASKPAFTWLWDTFLKPLAKWTGGVIIGALGLLEKALLGISDWINKHQKVVEAFMKIFLTYYTFKIGVEALLKAGLVIYDFIKASKLAAAAQWLWNAAMSANPIVLVIIAITALVAALVWFFTQTKTGQKIWSDFMKWLKNAWTDIQKFFIDLWNTIAKFFIDTWTDMKTGGSKAWNWISDTFKNVFNGIGSFFKNIWNGLSKFWGNIWNGIKSTGSSAWNWVSKSIGNVLNGIDSGWRKMWKGMASFFGSIWDGIKSTVKSAMNGVIGFINSGIKGIDSVIHAFGGSKTAIGLIPKFAKGTPGAPKGLAMVNDGGGQEAIIDNQQNVHVLDGKNQLVNFEGGETVIPYQASKSLLGKGINHFASGTFGWLSGFGNWIKDKWESITKFIANPVKALQSIAGDTIKSLSGGKGDLISNIAPALGNGLIQGISAPFKSLLSSFKKKNDEDNSTPAGHGVARWRDDVEKALRKNGLSTSASMINKVLRQIQTESGGNEKAVQGGYTDVNTLSGDLAKGLMQTISTTFNHYKFPGHGNIFNGYDNLLAALAYAKNRYGSSLSYLGQGHGYENGGLIDQDGLYRVGEGDKPEIVLPLTNKPRALELIQQALSFMGETFSAGLQIPTALSQSTSFGDVANTQAGQSSNVRGGGINELGSTIVNALVQGLQMSSNGLSNNQPTDLHLTIQIGNETIGNAAIAGINTINQRNGRNMLKL, from the coding sequence TTGACAAGTTTCATAAATGCTTCTAAGCCGGCTTTTACTTGGCTATGGGATACATTCTTGAAGCCGTTGGCTAAATGGACTGGTGGTGTCATTATTGGTGCTTTAGGTCTACTAGAAAAAGCTTTACTTGGTATATCTGATTGGATCAATAAACATCAAAAAGTAGTTGAAGCGTTCATGAAGATTTTCTTGACTTATTACACTTTCAAAATTGGTGTTGAAGCATTGCTTAAAGCCGGATTGGTTATTTATGATTTTATCAAGGCTTCAAAATTGGCCGCTGCCGCTCAGTGGCTATGGAATGCGGCAATGAGTGCTAACCCGATTGTTTTAGTCATTATTGCCATTACGGCCTTAGTAGCTGCTTTGGTTTGGTTCTTTACACAAACGAAAACAGGACAAAAAATCTGGTCTGACTTCATGAAATGGCTGAAGAATGCTTGGACAGATATTCAGAAATTCTTTATTGATTTATGGAATACAATTGCTAAATTCTTTATCGATACCTGGACAGATATGAAGACGGGCGGCTCCAAAGCATGGAACTGGATTTCAGATACGTTTAAGAATGTGTTCAACGGAATCGGTTCATTCTTCAAGAACATTTGGAATGGATTATCTAAATTCTGGGGGAATATCTGGAACGGTATCAAATCTACTGGATCAAGCGCTTGGAATTGGGTTTCTAAGAGTATCGGAAACGTTTTGAATGGTATTGATTCTGGTTGGCGCAAGATGTGGAAAGGTATGGCCAGCTTCTTTGGCAGTATCTGGGACGGTATTAAAAGTACCGTTAAGAGTGCCATGAATGGTGTAATTGGTTTTATCAATAGCGGTATTAAAGGGATTGATTCGGTCATTCATGCTTTTGGCGGTTCTAAAACAGCCATTGGATTAATTCCTAAATTTGCCAAAGGAACGCCCGGAGCTCCAAAAGGCTTGGCAATGGTTAATGATGGTGGCGGGCAAGAGGCCATTATCGACAATCAACAAAACGTTCACGTCTTGGATGGAAAAAATCAGCTGGTTAATTTCGAAGGCGGGGAGACGGTTATTCCTTATCAAGCGTCAAAGTCCTTGTTAGGTAAGGGAATTAACCATTTTGCTAGTGGAACTTTTGGCTGGCTTTCCGGATTTGGTAACTGGATAAAAGACAAATGGGAATCAATCACGAAATTTATTGCCAATCCGGTTAAAGCCTTACAGAGTATCGCAGGCGATACGATAAAGAGTCTGTCTGGTGGCAAAGGTGACTTAATTAGTAACATTGCGCCAGCACTTGGGAACGGATTAATTCAAGGTATCTCAGCGCCATTCAAATCCTTGCTAAGTTCTTTTAAGAAAAAGAACGATGAAGATAATAGTACACCTGCAGGTCACGGTGTTGCCCGTTGGCGTGACGATGTTGAAAAAGCCTTGCGTAAAAACGGGTTATCTACAAGTGCTTCGATGATTAATAAAGTTTTGCGCCAGATTCAAACGGAATCCGGTGGCAACGAAAAAGCCGTGCAAGGTGGCTATACCGATGTCAACACGCTATCAGGTGATTTAGCTAAAGGGTTGATGCAGACCATCTCTACTACCTTTAATCACTATAAATTCCCTGGTCACGGAAATATCTTCAATGGCTATGACAATTTGTTGGCAGCTCTTGCTTATGCTAAAAACCGTTATGGTTCTTCATTGAGCTATCTAGGTCAAGGCCATGGCTATGAAAATGGTGGTCTTATCGATCAAGACGGCCTGTATCGTGTCGGGGAAGGTGATAAGCCAGAAATTGTGTTGCCACTTACGAATAAACCTCGGGCACTTGAGCTCATTCAACAGGCTTTGTCCTTTATGGGTGAAACATTCAGTGCTGGCCTGCAAATACCAACTGCCTTATCACAATCAACTAGTTTTGGAGATGTGGCAAATACACAAGCTGGTCAATCTAGCAATGTGCGTGGTGGTGGTATCAATGAGTTAGGTTCTACGATTGTTAATGCACTTGTCCAGGGGCTGCAGATGTCTAGTAATGGTTTGAGTAACAATCAACCAACCGATCTGCATTTAACCATTCAGATAGGGAATGAAACAATTGGCAATGCAGCTATCGCTGGTATCAATACGATTAATCAAAGAAACGGAAGAAACATGCTGAAACTATAA
- a CDS encoding DUF6711 family protein — MTLYYLAIGGTQVKSPQTLTWVIQDIDAKASRDSNGTMHRDRIASKIKLTVKWGPLTVTECKAILTAISGQFFSCTYLDAQAGGMVTKQFYVGDRTAPVYTFNEQLSQYVWTDLEADFIEQ; from the coding sequence TTGACACTATATTATTTGGCAATTGGCGGGACACAGGTTAAATCGCCACAGACTTTAACGTGGGTCATACAAGATATCGATGCTAAAGCAAGCAGGGATTCTAATGGCACCATGCATCGTGACCGGATTGCTTCCAAAATTAAGCTGACCGTTAAGTGGGGTCCACTCACTGTTACGGAATGCAAAGCGATCTTAACTGCCATTTCCGGGCAGTTTTTTTCTTGCACTTATTTAGATGCACAGGCCGGCGGAATGGTTACCAAACAATTTTATGTAGGTGATCGGACAGCTCCTGTATACACGTTTAACGAACAACTGTCTCAATATGTGTGGACTGATTTGGAAGCCGACTTTATTGAGCAGTAG
- a CDS encoding phage holin, LLH family, with protein sequence MQVIFNTLYVLLGAFGIGALFLGLHALISVAEAKNAQALASAQTEKAKLRNEHIQTALAFADQVVSLAEKTLGTGGEKEKYATDLLNKRLQDNGLAGNFTPDQIEGYIKAGVDVLKSKGLEIHAPKAEVSEAK encoded by the coding sequence ATGCAAGTAATATTTAATACACTTTATGTTTTACTAGGAGCTTTTGGCATTGGCGCGCTATTCTTAGGACTTCATGCCCTGATATCAGTGGCCGAAGCTAAAAACGCTCAAGCATTAGCTAGTGCACAAACTGAGAAAGCAAAATTGAGAAACGAGCACATTCAAACTGCTTTAGCCTTTGCTGACCAGGTTGTCAGTCTAGCTGAAAAAACGCTTGGTACAGGCGGCGAAAAAGAGAAGTATGCCACTGATTTGTTAAACAAGCGTTTACAAGACAATGGTTTAGCTGGCAACTTCACACCAGATCAGATTGAAGGGTATATCAAAGCTGGCGTGGACGTCCTTAAATCAAAAGGACTGGAAATTCACGCACCAAAGGCGGAAGTCAGCGAGGCTAAGTAA
- a CDS encoding GH25 family lysozyme, which produces MVLNGCDISNYQAGINLKLVPADFVLIKATEGTSYVSPSCNAQTTSALSAGKKVGWYHFASVGNAVAQADYFVNNIKNYIGKGILMLDWETAPVLNQGVAWAKAWLDRVYAKTNVRPIIYMSKSIVNQYNWSSVAKDYGLFFAQYANYNRTGYQNDPWTDNAKLGAFGTAVAFQYSSSGKLAGWSGNLDLDVFYGDKSTWDKYAGAKSIPAPVYKKGDFVTVKDGQTKNAVGYDIKGWVGQKIEIVNIRQSGDHWLYDGKVGNNPFNDLLAANITKWEQAPAPLFKVGDQIQISPKALKERNGYDLTPRRLKVGKVASVVKYPTKYSRSWYEYKIAYTDGKENDHVLEQDLTF; this is translated from the coding sequence ATGGTCTTAAACGGCTGTGATATTAGTAATTATCAAGCGGGAATTAATCTTAAACTTGTTCCTGCTGACTTTGTTTTGATTAAGGCTACCGAAGGCACGTCTTATGTCAGCCCTTCTTGCAATGCGCAGACAACTAGTGCTTTATCGGCTGGCAAAAAGGTCGGCTGGTATCACTTTGCTTCAGTTGGCAATGCCGTGGCTCAAGCTGATTATTTTGTTAATAACATCAAGAATTACATCGGCAAAGGTATTCTCATGCTTGACTGGGAAACGGCGCCCGTTTTGAATCAAGGCGTTGCTTGGGCTAAAGCGTGGCTCGACCGTGTCTATGCTAAAACAAATGTTCGCCCGATTATTTACATGAGTAAGTCCATTGTCAATCAGTACAACTGGTCAAGCGTAGCCAAAGATTATGGCTTATTCTTTGCTCAGTATGCTAATTACAATCGCACTGGCTATCAGAATGACCCTTGGACAGATAACGCTAAACTAGGTGCTTTTGGAACAGCTGTAGCGTTTCAGTACAGTTCATCTGGCAAATTAGCTGGTTGGTCTGGCAACCTTGATTTAGATGTCTTTTATGGTGATAAGTCCACTTGGGATAAATATGCTGGAGCTAAATCTATTCCTGCACCTGTTTATAAAAAAGGCGATTTTGTCACCGTCAAAGACGGTCAAACTAAAAATGCTGTCGGCTATGATATTAAAGGTTGGGTCGGGCAAAAGATTGAGATTGTCAATATCAGGCAATCAGGTGACCATTGGCTTTATGATGGCAAAGTCGGCAACAATCCATTCAATGATTTGTTAGCTGCCAACATCACAAAATGGGAGCAAGCGCCAGCACCTTTGTTCAAAGTTGGCGATCAAATACAAATAAGTCCAAAAGCGCTTAAAGAGCGTAACGGCTATGATTTGACACCACGCCGTTTAAAAGTTGGTAAGGTGGCAAGTGTGGTTAAATATCCAACCAAGTATTCACGTTCATGGTATGAATACAAAATTGCCTATACGGATGGCAAAGAAAACGATCACGTTTTGGAACAGGATTTAACATTTTAA
- a CDS encoding DNA cytosine methyltransferase encodes MSSKKLKINAVDLFCGVGGLTNGVQRSGINVVAGFDILQSCRFPYEYNNSAKFILKDVKKIKPGEIDKLYPKDTDIKVLMGCAPCQPFSTYSHRYKDSPNRITKMDLLDYFGKQVQEVHPDIVSMENVPQIANEDVFDRFVELLKNEGYQVDWRVVYAPTYGVPQSRHRLLLLASKFGTIQLEAPLFDKDHYPTVREAISGLPKLEAGQTDPNDPLHRSRALRPINLNRIKHSKPGGSWQDWPKDLLPEAYKKESGRTFGSVYGRLEWDKPSSTITTEFVGYGNGRFGHPDQNRALSLREGAIIQTFPRDYQFVDPNQGDNYSMSKVALQIGNAVPVKLGQVIGESIQKHLEEI; translated from the coding sequence ATGTCATCGAAAAAGTTAAAAATAAACGCCGTTGATCTCTTTTGTGGGGTGGGAGGATTAACAAATGGTGTCCAACGTTCTGGGATTAACGTCGTTGCGGGATTTGATATCTTACAAAGTTGTCGCTTTCCTTATGAATACAATAATTCGGCTAAGTTCATTCTCAAAGATGTTAAGAAAATAAAGCCAGGAGAAATAGACAAACTATATCCCAAAGACACCGATATTAAAGTATTAATGGGTTGCGCGCCTTGCCAGCCGTTTTCAACTTACAGTCATCGATATAAAGATAGCCCGAATCGCATTACGAAAATGGATTTGTTAGATTATTTTGGCAAGCAGGTTCAAGAAGTCCATCCGGATATCGTATCTATGGAAAATGTGCCACAAATAGCTAATGAAGATGTTTTCGATCGATTTGTTGAGCTGCTTAAAAACGAAGGATATCAAGTAGATTGGCGTGTCGTTTATGCTCCAACTTATGGTGTGCCACAAAGTCGACATCGACTTCTTCTACTGGCTTCTAAGTTCGGAACAATTCAGTTGGAAGCGCCTCTGTTTGACAAAGATCATTATCCGACTGTACGCGAAGCTATTTCTGGTTTGCCTAAGCTAGAGGCTGGCCAAACAGACCCGAACGATCCCTTACATCGATCAAGAGCTTTAAGACCAATCAATCTTAATCGTATTAAGCACTCTAAGCCAGGTGGCAGCTGGCAGGACTGGCCAAAGGATCTATTGCCAGAAGCCTATAAAAAAGAGAGTGGTCGTACTTTCGGATCTGTTTACGGAAGGCTTGAATGGGATAAGCCTTCCAGCACGATTACGACGGAATTTGTAGGCTATGGTAATGGACGATTTGGGCATCCTGATCAGAATCGGGCTTTAAGTCTTCGAGAAGGTGCAATTATCCAAACTTTTCCAAGGGATTATCAGTTCGTTGATCCTAATCAGGGTGACAACTATTCTATGTCTAAAGTGGCTTTACAAATCGGTAATGCTGTTCCGGTTAAGTTGGGACAGGTTATCGGAGAAAGTATTCAAAAACATTTAGAAGAGATTTAG